From Coffea arabica cultivar ET-39 chromosome 10e, Coffea Arabica ET-39 HiFi, whole genome shotgun sequence, one genomic window encodes:
- the LOC113712137 gene encoding B3 domain-containing protein REM16-like isoform X2: MVSDRTLTRGRIKLISGRKMGDDGRACRKWEEEIYWSHFQSAQFFQTLSGRNYRNQLAIPQKFANNLKEKLVGAVSLKGPSGLEWKAGLTMIDDTLYLKEGWKKFVVDHSLKENDVLIFKYVGASRFDVLMFDYQSLCEKESSYFIKRCENGGTDGGCKRKDNPTETIEVTNEASHDVSESTPSKRPRKHGALPPRSRGRQRGTCSSINRSVFSGPASHRRQVTEEDKDEALKMACASASENSFIVVMRPTHVYRGFYLQIPSEWATKYMPNRSQDLTLQVKDKTWKVRFYKRDYRTGGLAGGWKRFVHENFLEEFDVCLFNLVTGAATDDIVMDVSIFKVVEGVIPVTRLPPINLKGRKPMKI, encoded by the exons ATGGTAAGTGATCGTACTTTAACCA GAGGAAGAATAAAGCTGATTAGTGGAAGAAAAATGGGAGATGATGGCAGGGCCTGTAGGAAGTGGGAGGAAGAAATTTACTGGTCCCATTTTCAGTCAGCTCAGTTCTTTCAAACTCTCTCTGGCCGTAATTATCGAAACCAACTT GCTATTCCCCAAAAATTTGCCAACAATTTGAAAGAGAAGCTAGTAGGAGCCGTTTCACTCAAAGGTCCTAGTGGCCTTGAATGGAAGGCTGGATTAACAATGATTGATGATACACTGTATTTGAAAGAAGGATGGAAAAAGTTTGTTGTAGATCACTCTCTGAAGGAAAATGATGTCTTAATTTTTAAGTACGTTGGGGCTTCGCGATTTGATGTTTTGATGTTTGACTATCAAAGCTTATGCGAGAAAGAGAGTTCTTATTTCATAAAAAGATGCGAGAATGGAGGGACCGATGGTGGATGCAAAAGAAAGGATAATCCTACAGAAACTATTGAGGTTACTAATGAAGCTTCACACGACGTTTCTGAGTCTACCCCATCAAAAAGACCTAGAAAGCATGGTGCTTTGCCGCCAAGGTCTCGAGGACGGCAACGGGGAACATGTA gttccatCAATCGGAGTGTTTTTTCTGGCCCGGCGTCGCACAGGAGGCAAGTGACTGAGGAAGATAAAGATGAGGCCCTAAAGATGGCATGTGCATCAGCATCTGAAAACTCCTTTATAGTTGTCATGCGGCCGACACATGTTTACAGGGGATTTTATCTG CAAATTCCTTCTGAATGGGCAACGAAATATATGCCGAACAGAAGCCAAGATCTTACACTCCAAGTGAAAGACAAAACTTGGAAGGTGAGGTTCTATAAGAGGGATTATCGTACAGGTGGACTGGCGGGCGGTTGGAAAAGATTTGTACATGAAAATTTCCTTGAAGAATTCGATGTGTGTCTGTTCAACCTTGTGACCGGAGCAGCAACAGATGACATAGTAATGGACGTCAGCATCTTCAAAGTGGTAGAGGGTGTGATTCCGGTTACTCGGCTGCCTCCGATCAATCTGAAGGGTAGGAAGCCCATGAAGATATGA
- the LOC113712856 gene encoding B3 domain-containing protein Os01g0723500 isoform X2, with protein sequence MWDDKKPHFLVGFNPSSSSEALKLPFKFKKHIDGTTPGTAFLLGPSGNTWYANLTQQNDDLFLQDGWVAFVRDHSLESGDSLVFRYDGNLHFTVQVFDKSSCEKESTFSCECSQSPSNYNCRLMKKRDRENSALLDCIIEGIPKRVRTSQVNTQCITTIHELNRDLTDKNECSEEEAGYFSERCQEPNFLNQIENGSCTLKNSVTIAVPSVRNSEATTGERTGKEDLLLSAAEAERVARAFTSSLPCFMKVMKRFNISGSYTLNVPYQFAMAHLPKCKVKIVLHNLKGESWTINSIPTTRVQTSHTFCGGWLGFVRDNNINEGDICIFELVHKCELRVHIVRVRREGVNDRSENEAHKMIVNSSCATPLKISRRKAMKISTKPCNLSLQQLKKFDKKGHDPIKVKCGNESISGELVIYETSSQGRSSSHTKGCISMKSAPEEKLAAESFLSSFPHFVRVMKKFNVSGSYTLKIPYQFSMQHLPSCRTEVILRNLKGKCWTVNSIPTIKVQTLHTFCGGWMAFVRDNDIQMGDICIFELIGKNELRVHISGVGQQGSDYQSGGVGSNAVVP encoded by the exons ATGTGGGATGATAAGAAACCTCACTTTCTTGTGGGCTTCAATCCTTCTTCCAGTTCTGAAGCACTG AAACTTCCATTTAAATTCAAAAAGCACATTGATGGAACAACACCAGGAACAGCATTCTTATTGGGTCCTAGTGGGAATACCTGGTATGCTAACTTAACCCAGCAAAACGATGATTTATTCCTCCAAGATGGATGGGTAGCATTTGTTAGGGATCACTCCTTGGAATCTGGTGACTCTTTGGTATTCAGATATGATGGCAATTTGCACTTCACTGTGCAAGTTTTTGACAAAAGTTCATGTGAGAAAGAAAGCACCTTCAGTTGTGAATGCAGTCAATCTCCAAGCAACTATAATTGCCGTTTAATGAAGAAAAGAGACAGAGAGAATTCAGCTTTATTAGATTGCATTATTGAAGGGATTCCAAAGAGAGTGAGGACATCTCAAGTTAATACTCAATGCATAACCACAATTCACGAACTTAATAGAGATTTAACTGATAAGAACGAATGCTCAGAAGAAGAGGCCGGTTACTTTAGTGAAAGGTGTCAAGAGCCAAACTTTCTCAATCAAATAGAGAATGGTAGCTGCACTTTAAAGAACTCTGTCACCATTGCTGTGCCATCTGTAAGAAATTCAG AAGCAACAACAGGTGAGAGGACAGGCAAGGAAGATTTGCTGTTGTCAGCAGCAGAAGCTGAGAGAGTGGCCCGAGCATTTACTTCATCTTTACCTTGTTTCATGAAAGTCATGAAAAGATTCAATATAAGTGGTTCATATACTCTG AATGTTCCATATCAGTTTGCCATGGCACACCTTCCCAAATGCAAAGTCAAGATTGTGCTTCACAATCTAAAAGGAGAGAGTTGGACTATTAATTCGATCCCCACGACAAGAGTGCAAACATCACATACTTTCTGTGGAGGGTGGTTGGGCTTTGTTCGTGATAACAATATAAATGAGGGAGACATATGTATCTTTGAACTTGTGCACAAGTGTGAGCTGCGAGTACACATCGTACGGGTCAGAAGGGAGGGTGTCAATGATCGTAGTGAGAATGAAGCTCATAAAATGATCGTTAACAGCTCTTGTGCCACGCCATTGAAAATTTCGAGACGCAAGGCAATGAAAATTAGTACAAAGCCTTGTAATCTATCTTTACAGCAgttaaaaaaatttgataagaagGGACATGATCCAATCAAAGTGAAATGTGGCAATGAGTCCATAAGTGGCGAATTAG TGATCTATGAAACGAGCTCACAAGGCAGATCGAGTTCTCATACAAAGGGTTGCATATCAATGAAGTCTGCACCTGAAGAAAAATTAGCAGCAGAATCATTTCTTTCCAGTTTTCCTCATTTTGTCAGAGTAATGAAAAAGTTCAACGTCAGTGGATCATACACTCTG AAAATCCCGTATCAGTTCTCAATGCAACACCTACCAAGCTGCAGAACTGAGGTAATTTTACGTAATTTGAAAGGCAAATGCTGGACTGTAAATTCTATCCCAACTATTAAGGTGCAAACTTTGCATACTTTCTGTGGTGGTTGGATGGCCTTTGTTCGTGATAATGACATTCAAATGGGAGATATCTGTATCTTTGAGCTAATAGGCAAGAATGAATTGCGCGTGCACATATCTGGAGTTGGTCAACAGGGGTCTGACTATCAAAGTGGCGGAGTAGGGTCAAATGCTGTTGTTCCTTGA
- the LOC113712368 gene encoding uncharacterized protein: MTVFHFFNCAILTFGPHAVYYSATPLSEYDTLGTSIKAAVVYLGTTLVKLVCLATFLKVSESDSFDPYQELLKALIGFIDVAGLYFALTQLTHRNISQNHKFQAVGLGWAFADSVLHRLAPLWVGARGLEFTWDYILQGLEANANLVLSISLAALGSLMWLRKNKPKTLIPIIYTCAGIVATMPSITSYLRRGLGWQLPKVVGFELFTSLVMAFISWQLFAACQRPSS; the protein is encoded by the exons ATGACGGTGTTTCACTTCTTCAATTGTGCAATTTTAACGTTCGGCCCTCACGCCGTTTACTACTCCGCTACTCCCTT GTCCGAGTATGATACGCTTGGGACTTCCATCAAAGCTGCTGTCGTTTATCTTGGAACAACTCTCGTAAAG CTTGTTTGTCTGGCTACATTTCTTAAAGTATCGGAGAGTGATAGTTTTGATCCATATCAG GAATTATTGAAAGCTTTAATCGGGTTTATAGATGTTGCTGGGCTTTATTTTGCCTTGACGCAACTGACCCACAGGAACATATCTCAAAATCACAAGTTTCAGGCTGTTGGACTGG GGTGGGCTTTTGCTGATTCTGTTCTTCATAGGTTGGCACCCCTTTGGGTAGGTGCTAGAGGTTTAGAGTTCACATGGGACTACATTTTGCAAGGACTAGAAGCAAATGCAAATTTG GTTTTGAGTATATCACTTGCAGCTTTGGGGTCTTTGATGTGGCTTCGGAAGAACAAGCCCAAGACATTGATCCCTATCATATACACGTGTGCAGGGATTGTTGCGACAATGCCATCAATAACGAG CTACTTGAGGCGAGGTTTGGGATGGCAGTTACCGAAAGTAGTAGGCTTTGAACTTTTCACCTCTTTGGTGATGGCTTTTATCAGCTGGCAGCTCTTTGCTGCATGTCAGAGGCCATCCAGCTAA
- the LOC113712137 gene encoding B3 domain-containing protein REM16-like isoform X1 gives MGDDGRACRKWEEEIYWSHFQSAQFFQTLSGRNYRNQLAIPQKFANNLKEKLVGAVSLKGPSGLEWKAGLTMIDDTLYLKEGWKKFVVDHSLKENDVLIFKYVGASRFDVLMFDYQSLCEKESSYFIKRCENGGTDGGCKRKDNPTETIEVTNEASHDVSESTPSKRPRKHGALPPRSRGRQRGTCSSINRSVFSGPASHRRQVTEEDKDEALKMACASASENSFIVVMRPTHVYRGFYLQIPSEWATKYMPNRSQDLTLQVKDKTWKVRFYKRDYRTGGLAGGWKRFVHENFLEEFDVCLFNLVTGAATDDIVMDVSIFKVVEGVIPVTRLPPINLKGRKPMKI, from the exons ATGGGAGATGATGGCAGGGCCTGTAGGAAGTGGGAGGAAGAAATTTACTGGTCCCATTTTCAGTCAGCTCAGTTCTTTCAAACTCTCTCTGGCCGTAATTATCGAAACCAACTT GCTATTCCCCAAAAATTTGCCAACAATTTGAAAGAGAAGCTAGTAGGAGCCGTTTCACTCAAAGGTCCTAGTGGCCTTGAATGGAAGGCTGGATTAACAATGATTGATGATACACTGTATTTGAAAGAAGGATGGAAAAAGTTTGTTGTAGATCACTCTCTGAAGGAAAATGATGTCTTAATTTTTAAGTACGTTGGGGCTTCGCGATTTGATGTTTTGATGTTTGACTATCAAAGCTTATGCGAGAAAGAGAGTTCTTATTTCATAAAAAGATGCGAGAATGGAGGGACCGATGGTGGATGCAAAAGAAAGGATAATCCTACAGAAACTATTGAGGTTACTAATGAAGCTTCACACGACGTTTCTGAGTCTACCCCATCAAAAAGACCTAGAAAGCATGGTGCTTTGCCGCCAAGGTCTCGAGGACGGCAACGGGGAACATGTA gttccatCAATCGGAGTGTTTTTTCTGGCCCGGCGTCGCACAGGAGGCAAGTGACTGAGGAAGATAAAGATGAGGCCCTAAAGATGGCATGTGCATCAGCATCTGAAAACTCCTTTATAGTTGTCATGCGGCCGACACATGTTTACAGGGGATTTTATCTG CAAATTCCTTCTGAATGGGCAACGAAATATATGCCGAACAGAAGCCAAGATCTTACACTCCAAGTGAAAGACAAAACTTGGAAGGTGAGGTTCTATAAGAGGGATTATCGTACAGGTGGACTGGCGGGCGGTTGGAAAAGATTTGTACATGAAAATTTCCTTGAAGAATTCGATGTGTGTCTGTTCAACCTTGTGACCGGAGCAGCAACAGATGACATAGTAATGGACGTCAGCATCTTCAAAGTGGTAGAGGGTGTGATTCCGGTTACTCGGCTGCCTCCGATCAATCTGAAGGGTAGGAAGCCCATGAAGATATGA
- the LOC113712856 gene encoding B3 domain-containing protein Os01g0723500 isoform X1, with protein sequence MWDDKKPHFLVGFNPSSSSEALKLPFKFKKHIDGTTPGTAFLLGPSGNTWYANLTQQNDDLFLQDGWVAFVRDHSLESGDSLVFRYDGNLHFTVQVFDKSSCEKESTFSCECSQSPSNYNCRLMKKRDRENSALLDCIIEGIPKRVRTSQVNTQCITTIHELNRDLTDKNECSEEEAGYFSERCQEPNFLNQIENGSCTLKNSVTIAVPSVRNSEATTGERTGKEDLLLSAAEAERVARAFTSSLPCFMKVMKRFNISGSYTLNVPYQFAMAHLPKCKVKIVLHNLKGESWTINSIPTTRVQTSHTFCGGWLGFVRDNNINEGDICIFELVHKCELRVHIVRVRREGVNDRSENEAHKMIVNSSCATPLKISRRKAMKISTKPCNLSLQQLKKFDKKGHDPIKVKCGNESISGELVYSVESLTVIYETSSQGRSSSHTKGCISMKSAPEEKLAAESFLSSFPHFVRVMKKFNVSGSYTLKIPYQFSMQHLPSCRTEVILRNLKGKCWTVNSIPTIKVQTLHTFCGGWMAFVRDNDIQMGDICIFELIGKNELRVHISGVGQQGSDYQSGGVGSNAVVP encoded by the exons ATGTGGGATGATAAGAAACCTCACTTTCTTGTGGGCTTCAATCCTTCTTCCAGTTCTGAAGCACTG AAACTTCCATTTAAATTCAAAAAGCACATTGATGGAACAACACCAGGAACAGCATTCTTATTGGGTCCTAGTGGGAATACCTGGTATGCTAACTTAACCCAGCAAAACGATGATTTATTCCTCCAAGATGGATGGGTAGCATTTGTTAGGGATCACTCCTTGGAATCTGGTGACTCTTTGGTATTCAGATATGATGGCAATTTGCACTTCACTGTGCAAGTTTTTGACAAAAGTTCATGTGAGAAAGAAAGCACCTTCAGTTGTGAATGCAGTCAATCTCCAAGCAACTATAATTGCCGTTTAATGAAGAAAAGAGACAGAGAGAATTCAGCTTTATTAGATTGCATTATTGAAGGGATTCCAAAGAGAGTGAGGACATCTCAAGTTAATACTCAATGCATAACCACAATTCACGAACTTAATAGAGATTTAACTGATAAGAACGAATGCTCAGAAGAAGAGGCCGGTTACTTTAGTGAAAGGTGTCAAGAGCCAAACTTTCTCAATCAAATAGAGAATGGTAGCTGCACTTTAAAGAACTCTGTCACCATTGCTGTGCCATCTGTAAGAAATTCAG AAGCAACAACAGGTGAGAGGACAGGCAAGGAAGATTTGCTGTTGTCAGCAGCAGAAGCTGAGAGAGTGGCCCGAGCATTTACTTCATCTTTACCTTGTTTCATGAAAGTCATGAAAAGATTCAATATAAGTGGTTCATATACTCTG AATGTTCCATATCAGTTTGCCATGGCACACCTTCCCAAATGCAAAGTCAAGATTGTGCTTCACAATCTAAAAGGAGAGAGTTGGACTATTAATTCGATCCCCACGACAAGAGTGCAAACATCACATACTTTCTGTGGAGGGTGGTTGGGCTTTGTTCGTGATAACAATATAAATGAGGGAGACATATGTATCTTTGAACTTGTGCACAAGTGTGAGCTGCGAGTACACATCGTACGGGTCAGAAGGGAGGGTGTCAATGATCGTAGTGAGAATGAAGCTCATAAAATGATCGTTAACAGCTCTTGTGCCACGCCATTGAAAATTTCGAGACGCAAGGCAATGAAAATTAGTACAAAGCCTTGTAATCTATCTTTACAGCAgttaaaaaaatttgataagaagGGACATGATCCAATCAAAGTGAAATGTGGCAATGAGTCCATAAGTGGCGAATTAG TTTATTCAGTTGAAAGTTTAACAGTGATCTATGAAACGAGCTCACAAGGCAGATCGAGTTCTCATACAAAGGGTTGCATATCAATGAAGTCTGCACCTGAAGAAAAATTAGCAGCAGAATCATTTCTTTCCAGTTTTCCTCATTTTGTCAGAGTAATGAAAAAGTTCAACGTCAGTGGATCATACACTCTG AAAATCCCGTATCAGTTCTCAATGCAACACCTACCAAGCTGCAGAACTGAGGTAATTTTACGTAATTTGAAAGGCAAATGCTGGACTGTAAATTCTATCCCAACTATTAAGGTGCAAACTTTGCATACTTTCTGTGGTGGTTGGATGGCCTTTGTTCGTGATAATGACATTCAAATGGGAGATATCTGTATCTTTGAGCTAATAGGCAAGAATGAATTGCGCGTGCACATATCTGGAGTTGGTCAACAGGGGTCTGACTATCAAAGTGGCGGAGTAGGGTCAAATGCTGTTGTTCCTTGA